GTTGTTTTATCTCGTCCGGAAGTACTCTGAGCAAAAACAGCAAGTCCGCGCGCAAAAGCAAAAGAGCCCGTTCCACCAAGAACGGTGAGCTCCTCAACGTCTTTGTGTGCCACATGTTTGGCCTCAACACTAAGACTACCCGAGTACTCGGCCGTGTCAAAGCTAAGATACAATATGTTGAAATTCGAGTGCGCAAACTGCTCCGACGGGATTATGATGCCCTGCGCTTTTCCTACCACCCGAGACGTGTTTTCTGGCCCTTCGGTCAGTGTTCGGTGAAAGATGAAAGCTCCTGGAGCATCGGATTGTGCCACTGGTGGCTGCATGCCGATGCCACCGACTTTTGGCTGCTGGATGTACAAGGACAAGGCTAGCCAAGGCGGCTTTGTGTGGTCTTTTGATAGAGGATTGTGGGG
This genomic interval from Humulus lupulus chromosome 8, drHumLupu1.1, whole genome shotgun sequence contains the following:
- the LOC133796855 gene encoding dirigent protein 20, which produces MMWARIIFCTSVFLAVLVVVLLALFSPIPHNPLSKDHTKPPWLALSLYIQQPKVGGIGMQPPVAQSDAPGAFIFHRTLTEGPENTSRVVGKAQGIIIPSEQFAHSNFNILYLSFDTAEYSGSLSVEAKHVAHKDVEELTVLGGTGSFAFARGLAVFAQSTSGRDKTTSSSDDLDATTYHVRLQLRLPNQSRSFTIPGPG